Part of the Brassica oleracea var. oleracea cultivar TO1000 chromosome C8, BOL, whole genome shotgun sequence genome is shown below.
TTAAAACTCCTTAAAAAAAAATTTGAATGCATTAGTCTTGTGTTCAAACTAATGTCTTTTTTTGGGTGTTCTAGGACCAAGAGATGGGCAACTATCAATATCAAAGGGAATTTGCGGAAGCCACTTACACGTATGAATCTAAAATCGCGGAGCTCCAGAAGAAATTGGAAGATGAACATGCTCGGTCTAACTCTGCAGAGGAGCAACTTAGACAGATGAAAAGTATTATAAGCGATCGCCAAGTTTTATCACAGGTTATTGGCGTATTCTTGATTTTTAAAACTGGATTTTAATAAGAATGATACTTTCAGCTTTATGTTTCTGTCTTTTTTATCTTTTCAGCAATAATAAATTCTACTTTTGCAGAACTTTCTGTCTCCAACTTTGTTTTTTTTTTCTGGTTTTGGTTTCAGGAAAATGAAGAGACAAACGAACTCAAGAAAAAACTAGAAGAACTTTCACAGATGTATGAGTCGACAGTAGATGAACTCCAGACAGTGAAATTAGACTATGATGATCTGCTCCACCAAAAGGTGTGACCCCTAAACATCTGCTTACAGAAAGAATATCACACAATTAAGAGTTGGTCATATTAATTCAAAACATCCAACTGTTGATTTTCGCTGATGAATATACACTAAAATTTGTTTGACATAGGAAAAACTTGGTGAAGAGGTCCGGGATATGAAGGAAAGGCTTCTTTTGGAAGAAAAGCAGAGAAAAGAAATGGAGAGTGAGCTTTCCAAACTAAAAAAGAATCTAAGGGAAAGTGAAACTGTTGTTGAGGTGAATTTACAATGAGCTTGTTTCACCTTTTTCAACATGTATTTGTACTTCATGGTCTTGCTAAGTCCATTTCTATTTCACAGGACAAGCGTGTGAAGGAAGATCTTCCAAAAGGACCATCAGAATCTGGAGCTCTACCAGGCTCACAGAGATCTCATGGGTTAAAAAAGTCTCTATCTGGACAGAGAGCTACCATGGCAAGACTTTGTGAAGAAGGCATGATTCTTTCTCGTGAGTTTAGCTTGATTTTATTCTGGGGTAATCCAATTGACATCTTCGTTTCTACTTCGGTTTCAGTGGGAGTCCAGAAGATATTACACCTGATTAAGTCCGAAGACTTGGAAGTTCAAATCCAAGCTGTTAAAGTGGTGGCTAACCTGGCCGCTGAAGGTGTGTGTGATTTCATGGCTCTATATATTAGCATGTGTCAGAAGCCTCAAATTTACATACCTCTCTAGTCTCTACTGTTACAATACTGATTTCATCTTTGTATAACATGTGTCATTGTACCTAAACGACTTGCATTCTCTGTGTGTATGTGTTTAGAATCTAATCAGGTCAAGATTGTGGAGGAAGGCGGTGTGGAAGCTTTGCTTACGCTTGTTCAGTCATCTCAAAATTCAACAATTCTTAGAGTGGCTTCTGGTGCTATCGCTAATTTGGCAATGAACGGTAAGAACTTCTATTGGTAGTTCAAGTAATTTTATGTTATTGTTGTCCACAAACCCGTTTAAACTTACTACTAAAAAGCAGTGCCAATTTAGACTTTAAAAGTGGTCTCATGTGGTTGTGTCATTTATTTACAATGCTGGTTTGCTTGAATGTTGAATTAGACGGTTCGTGATGCCATGCTTCAATAATATAGTTTCTTTTATTAATTGCAGAGAAGAGTCAAGATCTAATAATGAATAAAGGAGGTGCTCAACTGCTAGCAAAGATGGTGACCAAAACAGATGATCCACAGACTCTAAGAATGGTAGCTGGTGCACTTGCCAATTTATGTGGAAACGGTGAGCACAAGATTTTCAAACGCATCTACTCGTCTGCACCAATGCATGTCTTCACTGTATAGCATATGCAAAATCCAATATATTTGATGGTGCTTTGTGCTGGGATGATAAGTATGTATTTAACTCGTACATGTTGCTGTCTATTACACAAACAGAGAAGTTTCTTAAGCTCCTGAAAGAAGAGGAAGGCATCAAGGGACTACTCACTATGGCGCAGTCCGGAAACATAGACATCATAGCTCAAGTGGCAAGAGGGATGGCAAATTTTGCAAAATGTGAAACTCGCGAAATCATGCAAGGTTTGTTGTAATCACATATTTACTTAACAGAGATACCTCATTAAAATGCAGATCCAAGTCAATTATGCTAATATACGTTGAGTGATCATCATATGCATCGCAGGGCGTAGAAAAGGTCGTTCTCTTCTTCTGGAAGAAGGTTCTCTTGAATGGCTGACTTCAAACTCACATATTGAATCCGCATCAACACAACGTCACATCGAGCTTGCGCTTTGCCATTTAGCTCAAAATGGTAAGCCTATACTGATTTCACATGTCTCTCACTCTCTAGAGCATGCCCAGCTTATATCAAAAGTTTGTGCGGTTGGGACATGACTAATATGCATACCTCCTCTTATTTGTTACAGAGGCAAACGCGATTGATTTCAAAAGAACGGGAAGCGTGACAGAGATCGTGAGAATATCAGTGGAGTCGAGTAGAGATGACATTCGCAGCTTAGCAAAGAAGATACTCAGATCAAACCCTCACTTCTCAAGCTGAACATGAAGTAACAGTAAGAGATGTACATAAACATAACCGGCGAGCTGAGTCTGAAACTAAGATTATGTGCTGTGATCATTTATATGATGTTGTATCCTGTCTCCGTTGAACGTGGACTCCGTTGCTAATTTTCTTGAACAGTTTTCTTGATCATTTTTTGCTACAAATCTGTAGTGAATACTCCTTATGGTTTGAAATTTGATATGGCCAAGCTCTCCTATGTATGATTGATGTTGAGAAACATGGAGTTAGATGTTGGATCAAACTCAAGTCTCCTCATTGATGTTATGTTTTGCATTGATGTAACAAGACTTATTTGGAATCAGTTTTGTTCTCATTTAACAATCATACAAGTGTTACAAATGGAGTATGTGAGTGGTCACAAAAGATAGTTTTAAGAGTAGATGTTTTCGTAACTCCTAATGATTTTAATTGAATCTCTTTTTTCTTTGTTCTTTGTCGATTTGATGGCATTGTTAGATTCTTCTTCTAATCGTAAAGGCCTTCGTCATACCATATATCGACCAGAAAGTCCACCATCTCCTACACAAACATCAGATGGACAAATTCAGTTATTTGAGAATGATTTTTTAGCTTCTTTGAATAAATGAGAAATTATATCAAAGCTTACGGGTAAAGGAATCGACTCAGAGAAAGGTTCATGAGTTGAGAGAAGATCTTCATATGTAGTGGACCAACTACAAGAGATTCAAGATTATGTTAAAGAGTATATACATCACTAGAATATTAATAAAACACAACAAGAGAAACATGATCTCATTGTTAAAATAACCTTATAATCTGATCCTTTGTAGTTTTTTTTCTTTGTCGAGATTGATCTCCCACCCATTTTTCTCTGTTCTCTTGCCACACCTTTACACCTGCAACCAATAAAGATGCTTATAGATAGTGCTCAAGAACAAATAGTCTCAGATTACAGAACCAACAAGTTATAATCTCTTCTTCTCGTTGCTCTGACAAGAAACAGAAGTATGGTTGTTATGATGCTACATAACTAAGAGCAAAGATTGGTGAAACAATGATCTTTGTTAAGCTAGTTGTGAAAAATGTACCATGATTTACAGGTGTAACGGTGCTTTCAGTGTTCTTTTTAACCGAGCTTTTATCTTCTATGACCAGTTTTGAAAGCTCAAGAGGTTTGTTTTCCGTGGACAGACAATTTGCAGTAAAAAGCTCCATTGTTGTGATTCAATCGAATGATCATTCCTTTACGAAATAAATTCGATTATACCAACATTCAACAAAGAATATCAAAGGTTTCCACACAAGCTGCTAGAAACACAAACATTATATTAAAACCATATTCATCATGAAACTATTACAGGAAAGAGGTTGGGTTTAGTTTTACCTCATTGACATTTTCATCAATCAGCTTGTGGGAAAACCTAAAAAAAAAGATTAAATAAACAAGAATACCAGATTCCTCAGAAAAACATCAATATATTATCAAGGATGAAAATTCAATACAAAAACCAAAAAAAAAAAAAAGATTGATTGCTTCACATTGCCGTTCATATTCATTAACAAATCTTCATCTATAAAGCAACAAAACGAGTATATTTTTAAATGCAGAACTACTTCTGTTTCCTTAAGAAAGATCGTTTTGGAACATAACGTATTCGAGATCCAATCAGATGCATTCAAGATCCAATTATTTTCTTAGGGGTAAAGCTAAAGTTCTCGAGAGAAACAGAACATTTACAGGAAACTAGAACCGAGGAAAGAGGATTTACCTAAATGAGGAAGTACCAGCAGAAAGTTTGGTGGGAGGATTGAAACTTGTTTTCTTTTAGGTTTATATGTAAATGAAATGTTAGATCTTGAGCCAATTAAAATGAACTAAAAATAAAGTTAAAAAGAATAATAGCCCAAAATAGGAGAGAATAAAAAGGAATTAAAGTGTTTACTTTGTTGGTGGATGAGTAGTAATAATAATAAAATCTATATCCACCACCACTGTCCAGATCTGTTTTGGGTCAATGGGACAGAAAATTGAAGCAAACCCCCACGCATATGATAGAAACAACACAACTTCTCTTTCAATCATACGTGGAAGTGATTAGGAAAGATAATATATCATCTTTTACTGTATGAAATTTCGTCACATGTTGTAATATAATTATTATATTTACATATACTACTTTGATTTTTCCTCAATAATTATATTTACATACACTACTTTGATTTTTCCTCAAATTTTATCTCAAGATGATTGACCATACCAATGGTGAAGATAGATAACATGTTTGCTTTGAAAAAAATATAACATGTGTTGCGTGTTTGGTTTACGGTTTACCTTGTTCTCGATCTCCTCTAACTTGTAACTCCTCGAACTTATTCGAGTCTTTGGAGTTATCCAAGAGCACTGTGACACATATTTTGCTCTCTTTTTTTCTTCTTTATCAATTACGTTAGCCTATATAAATAAGTGTTTAAACAATCTTTTTATGTGTTAAGAAAAATTATATACAATTTGATAATGATACTGAACTTGTAGTGTATTGCATTATCCGCCAAAAAAAAAAAAATTTACCTTGGAAGTCTTTGGGTTGAAACTCCATAAAATGTTTAAGTGGATATTACTGACTACTAGTTCGTTCCGAGTTTTCTAATGAAATCTAAGACATAGGTTCTATCTTCGTCAGTAAAATTAACAAACATAAAGGCCGACCAATACAAAAGCAACAGGCTTTTTTTCTTTATAAAGTTGGTTATATATTCTATTCCATACTGTAAAAGTTTTAAACCTTGTTAGTGTTAAGATCTCAATAATTCAATCAATATCAACCGCTTACCTGTAAGACTATCTCATTCCTTTCCGTTTCCTTGTTGCTCAACTCTGTATTTTTCATTTTATGAAACTAGATCGCATTGCTTTGGTATAGAATAATGTAAGGACCTAAGAGGAATGATATGCATATCCTTGTCGGATTCTTGTTCTTCAGTAAGAGTACGTCGTTTTACAAGTAGTTGACGTCAAAATATTAAAAACTTAAAACTCAAATGGTGATTGACTAGGTCATTTACATGTGTCTTGTGTGGGTTGGTACATATCTAAGTTGGTAAAACAAAACAAACTCGTCGTCTCATTCAAATCGGGATTGTAATCGGATCTAAATTCTCGTTTTTCGGTTGAATAAATTTAATTTTAATTTAAAAAGTTATGAACTATCAACATCTACAATGTTTCTTCTGTAATGAAGTAGAGAATATGTGAATATTTACTAAAGCTCAAAGCCTCATAGTAGGACAGTCTAAATGATTTTAAATTTTGTTTCAATGGAACATTAGGAATATGATATTACAAATAGTTAAACGACATTTGGACATTTGGGTTCGTAAACCGATTCAAAAGGTTTGATCACATAGAAATCAAGCGCACACGCAAGCAATCGATCACCAAGACAAAACATAGGTTTCACAATCTGTCTTTCATTACAGAGAGTTTTGATACACATAAAGCTCATAGGATACATTACTATCGTTTCTTTACAAAGTCACTAGTTCAAAGGGATAACAATATCGCCAATGTTTTTGTGCCATGGATCCGCCAAGTGAGTAGCCAGGTTCTCCAAAGGTCCTGTGCCTGGGTATGCCGATTGTTGCACACAGAATCCTACAAACGCCAACAAAGCAAGACGTCCTGACAAAAAGAAAAACTCATAACATTAGATATACATTTTTATTAAAAAAATGGAAGAAAAAAATGTAACATGTGTGTATGTGTTTATTTACCGTTCTTGATCTCCTTGACTTTCAACTCCTCAAACTTCTTCGGGTCCTTGGAGTACCCAAGAGGGTCAAATGCGCCTCCAGGGTACTTCTTTTTCTCAGGGTCTTTCTCCATGCTCCTCTGGTGCTCAACAAAGGCAATAGCTAAGAACTCAATAGCCAAGATTGTGGGCAAAGTACCCCACGGGACCGGGTTGCCTAAGTAAGTGGCTTGTCCTCCAGGTACTGCTGCCCATTCTTGGGCCTTGACCCAGTTTCCGTATCCCAAAGCCTCTGGTACCAAAATCCCTGGCTGCATTCCACACCAAAAACATTAACCATTAACTTAAAGAGGACTAAAAGATTGGATATTGAAAGTAAACGTTGAAACTTACAACAGCGAGCATAGCCCATCTGCAATGGATGAGCTCTGATTCTTTGTATCTCTCAAGGTTCTCTGGAACCTCTCCAAGCCCAAGAGGGTCAAATCCAAAGTCACTGCACCATTTTAGTACCAAATAAGGTTAAAAAGTGAAAGCAGAGTATGCAAGGCACAGTGTTTCGTAGTATGCAAGAAACAGAGTAAAAGGAGACTACTTTCTGATTCTGATTTGTGAATCATGCCATGTGTAACCTAATAACTTAAAAACTGAATCTTTTAAGCAGAATCCAATCATAAAGTCATAACCTTTATGTCATCTAAAGACATATCAAGAGTTTCGTGGTATGCAAGAAACAGAGTAAAAGGAGTCGACTTTCTGATTTGTGAATCATGCGATGTACACCTAATAACTTAAAAACTGAAGCTTTGAAACAGCATCTAGTGTAGAAATCAAAACAAAACCATCATCATCAAATACATAACTAACAAACTGCGCAAACATACATAGTCATAAATTTCTCAAATTTGAGCAGGAAACAGAGTACAGAGATGTGCGTACCCTGGGGCAGAACCGTCGAGGTAAGCCGGACGTGGCTCGCCGGGCATCCAGTGAGCAGCCATTCTGACGCGGCCAACGTTGCCGGCGTTGGGGAGAGCAACTCCGGAGGAAACGAATTTAGACTTTGAAGAAGAAAGAAGAGAAGGGTAGACGGCGGCGATGCCGCAGCTCATGAGCGAGTTCGACGCCATTGTATTCTTTGGTCTCTCTGTTTACTACGAAGAAGAAAGATGTGAAGGAGAGAGATGTGTTTGGATGCTGTCTGTGTGAAAGAGTGATCCGTATAAGTAAGGTTTTGTAGGATGCGAATCTAAAATCAGATTGCTATTGGCTAGAGAGAGCTCACGTGGCTATTTCATTGGGCCACATGTACTCCCTATATCTTGTTGATATCTCTATCTGCTCTGTGTGGTTCAGATGAAGACCGAATCATCGTTATTACCTCTTTTGCCATTTATCCTCTGCAAAGATTATAAAAAAAAATTTAGAGCGGCAAAGATACTGGTATACACAGGAAATCGAATCAAACTTTTTGTGGCTTGAAAACACTATTCAGTATTCACCA
Proteins encoded:
- the LOC106312360 gene encoding chlorophyll a-b binding protein 6, chloroplastic isoform X2 — translated: MASNSLMSCGIAAVYPSLLSSSKSKFVSSGVALPNAGNVGRVRMAAHWMPGEPRPAYLDGSAPGDFGFDPLGLGEVPENLERYKESELIHCRWAMLAVPGILVPEALGYGNWVKAQEWAAVPGGQATYLGNPVPWGTLPTILAIEFLAHLTLLGTPRTRRSLRS
- the LOC106312360 gene encoding chlorophyll a-b binding protein 6, chloroplastic isoform X1, whose protein sequence is MASNSLMSCGIAAVYPSLLSSSKSKFVSSGVALPNAGNVGRVRMAAHWMPGEPRPAYLDGSAPGDFGFDPLGLGEVPENLERYKESELIHCRWAMLAVPGILVPEALGYGNWVKAQEWAAVPGGQATYLGNPVPWGTLPTILAIEFLAIAFVEHQRSMEKDPEKKKYPGGAFDPLGYSKDPKKFEELKVKEIKNGRLALLAFVGFCVQQSAYPGTGPLENLATHLADPWHKNIGDIVIPLN
- the LOC106312512 gene encoding uncharacterized protein LOC106312512; the encoded protein is MELFTANCLSTENKPLELSKLVIEDKSSVKKNTESTVTPVNHGVKVWQENREKWVGDQSRQRKKTTKDQIISWSTTYEDLLSTHEPFSESIPLPEMVDFLVDIWYDEGLYD